A genome region from Microplitis demolitor isolate Queensland-Clemson2020A chromosome 1, iyMicDemo2.1a, whole genome shotgun sequence includes the following:
- the LOC103577867 gene encoding xaa-Pro dipeptidase: protein MATSMSTSKNKEKCLFTRGDHTITVPKTLFRDNRTRLAHRLRETAGVPGEGGFVLLQGGEDVPFNDTDINYEFRQESFFQWCFGVEEPGCFGAIEITTGRSLLFFPRLPAEYEIWCGKLSTLDEFKERYGVDESYYVDEIAQVFTQKNAKLILTLYGQNSDSGLYSKEANFDGIEKFKVNNSILYPEICECRVIKSAEEIKIMRYVTKISSDAHKVVMRSIRPGFTEYQGESIFKHYIYSVGGCRHISYTCICGSGHNASILHYGHAGAPNDKVLKDGDICLFDMGGNYCGYAADITCSFPANGKFTDNQKFIYNAVLGARDAVIEAAKPGVSWTDMHLLANKVMLQYLKQGGLLDGHVDDMIHAGLNEIFQPHGLGHLLGLDVHDVGGYLPDCPKKSDIPGIRKLRTARTLLSGMILTIEPGCYFIDSLLDAALANSDQNKFINSDKLKLFRGFGGVRIEDDVLITDTGVENLTSVPRTVQEIEEWMAHGRENLLLPQEQFKL from the exons ATGGCTACCAGCATGTCCACCAGCaa aaataaagaaaaatgtttgtttacaAGAGGCGATCATACAATTACGGTACCAAAAACTCTGTTTCGCGATAACAGGACACGTCTTGCTCATCGTCTGAGAGAGACCGCAGGAGTACCAGGTGAAGGTGGTTTTGTTTTGCTGCAGGGTGGCGAGGACGTGCCTTTCAATGACACTGACATTAACTACGAGTTTCGGCAG gaatCTTTTTTCCAATGGTGCTTTGGCGTTGAAGAACCCGGATGCTTTGGAGCGATAGAAATAACAACTGGCAGAtcgctattattttttccacgaCTGCCTGCCGAGTATGAGATCTGGTGTGGCAAACTGAGTACgcttgatgaatttaaagaaagATACGGCGTTGATGAAAGTTATTATGTTGACGAAATAGCCCAGGTGTTTActcaaaaaaatgcaaaacttattttaactttg TACGGTCAAAATAGTGACAGTGGACTTTACTCCAAAGAAGCTAACTTTGATGGTATTGAAAA attcaaAGTTAACAATAGTATTTTGTATCCTGAAATATGCGAGTG ccgCGTAATAAAATCTGctgaggaaataaaaattatgcgATATGTCACAAAGATTAGCTCAGACGCTCACAAAGTAGTTATGCGTTCAATACGTCCAGGATTTACTGAATATCAAGgtgaatcaatttttaaacactATATTTACTCAGTAGGTGGATGTAGACATATTtcttatacatgtatatgtggTTCTGGACATAATGCTTCGATTTTACATTATGGACATGCCGGTGCTCCTAATGACAAAGTACTGAAGGATGGTGATATTTG tctttttgATATGGGAGGAAATTACTGCGGTTATGCTGCTGATATAACATGTAGCTTTCCAGCGAATGGAAAATTTACGGataatcaaaaattcatttataatgcGGTTTTGGGTGCACGCGATGCGGTGATTGAAGCTGCTAAACCTGGCGTCAGTTGGACGGATATGCATTTACTAGCTAACAAAGTGATGCTACAATACCTGAAGCAGGGAGGTCTATTAGATGGCCACGTAGACGACATGATTCATGCCGGATtgaatgaaatatttcaaCCTCATGGTCTTGGCCATTTGCTGGGTCTGGATGTTCATGACGTAGGTGGTTATCTACCTGACTGTCCCAAGAAATCCGATATTCCGGGAATTAGAAAGCTAAGAACTGCCAGAACGTTGCTTTCCGGTATGATCTTAACAATAGAACCTGGATGTTATTTTATCGATTCT CTGCTCGATGCTGCGCTGGCAAATTCcgatcaaaataaatttattaactccGATAAATTGAAACTATTTCGTGGGTTCGGAGGCGTCAGAATTGAGGATGATGTATTAATTACCGATACTGGggttgaaaatttaacttcCGTTCCACGCAc agttcAAGAGATAGAAGAATGGATGGCTCATGgcagagaaaatttattattacctCAAGAGCAATTTAAActctaa
- the LOC103577869 gene encoding HAUS augmin-like complex subunit 3, which produces MDQSRDNISGKNLADKIGQLLSEKQLKISVDKFQETCNNPSVQPFLKWFCQHVGPDNILSKKEIQLKKNLKETNVWLTGDKLDGALSNALSDHPQLLSKVDKNFNYETELSRTCDAEKEAYDEDLKYQSSLNNSFKRLKELELKQEENIEKEEAILEKLEIKNYKAYNDCVHIMEEYDSLLREANLLLQHALNVYSDAAEKRGPVICWTQVPLNIYIKQLDTYNNYLEFYIKKKYPMFGKLFSTNSSSDDEAEGYDLSIDSSKELEAKQCEAKLAKAVAKKTDVEIERSTGEATIMRVIEIYNNGEIKIPQTDAQINSEIADLKARRDILLQSNTLLEHELKDSIDTYGGMVVSEVVVGIYESRLQHKNIQLKQLQDILYITRDMGHAHSDLLAILMQLQLHKLLRLKRFVPDAQSNLNTIYGQSSKRRELLKSLQTQYSTIASSTPCNQNIYNKLFSKLVSGDKNSGDLFESSVKQYSEIIAENKSLKQQLLEDYFYNKLEKLQSLENQVMVIYNNELNSGPTRSFKFMPNKLVIQFENVLTDVENNQQDFNQIRRKFKKLLEKISQNSLERDKEILWQRFLADPQTLKQIYDQAQNELNRSHFRNTLLNE; this is translated from the exons ACATGTAATAATCCAAGTGTTCAGCCGTTTTTAAAATGGTTTTGCCAACACGTTGGTCCAGATAACATCCtgtcaaaaaaagaaattcagtT gaagaaaaatttgaaagaaactAACGTTTGGTTAACTGGAGATAAATTAGATGGAGCATTATCAAATGCCCTGAGTGATCATCCCCAGCTTTTATCgaaagttgataaaaattttaattacgagACTGAACTTTCCAGGACATGCGATGCCGAGAAAGAAGCTTATGATGAAGATCTTAAATATCAAAGTTCTTTAAATAACTCATTCAAGAGATTAAA AGAACTTGAACTGAAACAAGAAGAGAACATAGAAAAGGAGGAAGCAATCCTGGAGaaacttgaaattaaaaattacaaagcgTACAATGACTGTGTTCATATTATGGAAGAATACGATTCGCTGTTACGAGAAGCTAATCTGTTATTACAGCATGCGTTGAACGTTTACAGCGATGCAGCAGAAAAG AGAGGGCCTGTAATTTGTTGGACACAAGtaccattaaatatatacataaaacaACTAGACACTTACAACAATtatcttgaattttatataaaaaaaaagtatccaaTGTTTGGGaaacttttttcaactaattCATCTAGCGATGACGAAGCGGAAGGTTATGATCTGAGTATTGATTCATCAAAAGAATTGGAAGCGAAACAATGTGAAGCAAA gtTAGCAAAGGCGGTAGCAAAGAAAACAGATGTTGAAATCGAACGGTCTACAGGAGAAGCGACAATCATGCGtgtcattgaaatttataataacggtgaaataaaaattcctcaaACAGATGCTCAAATCAA ttcAGAGATAGCAGATCTTAAAGCTAGAagagatattttattacaaagtaATACGTTATTAGAGCACGAATTGAAAGATTCCATTGATACCTATGGTGGAATGGTTGTCTCCGAAGTAGTTGTTGGCATCTACGAGTCCCGATtgcaacataaaaatatacaacttAAACAATTacaagatattttatatataactagagACATGGGTCACGCTCACTCAGATTTACTCGCTATTTTAATGCAATTACAGTTACACAAGCTACTGCGTCTTAAGCGATTTGTTCCTGACGctcaatcaaatttaaatactatcTATGGGCAATCATCTAAAAGACGC gAATTATTGAAAAGCCTTCAAACTCAGTACAGTACGATAGCTTCATCTACGCCGtgtaatcaaaatatttataacaaattattttcaaaactgGTTTCGGGAGATAAAAATTCTGgagatttatttgaatcatcAGTAAAACAATACAGTGAAATCATTGCTGAGAATAAAAGTCTGAAACAACAACTTTTAGAGgattacttttataataaattagaaaaattgcaatcatt AGAAAATCAAGTAATGGTAATAtacaataatgaattaaatagcGGCCCAACTaggagttttaaatttatgccTAATAAATTGGttattcaatttgaaaatGTTCTGACAGATGTGGAAAATAATCAACAAGATTTCAATCAAAtaagaagaaaatttaaaaagctttTG gaaaaaataAGTCAAAATTCTTTAGAACGCGATAAAGAAATTTTGTGGCAGAGATTTTTAGCAGATCCCCAAACTCTTAAACAAATATACGACCAAGCACAGAATGAATTAAACCGCTCCCATTTTAGAAAtactttattaaatgaatag
- the LOC103577868 gene encoding uncharacterized protein LOC103577868: MPSTDEKTTPYLIQVMPETHYRTLDVDLLVSQIKKSLRFTNLKAKSSVSSHKPRSSPYLIPSRIERQAYFHNQNNDNNSKTDEDDPYEKLRELIKQGRLIKEAVKKLQMMNFENLSNNTDSDDQDRHDDDDDDENTHHRTFRRKTFYYDSEDEPLPAVYDSLDL, translated from the coding sequence ATGCCGAGTACGGACGAGAAAACGACgccttatttaattcaagtaatgCCAGAAACTCATTACCGAACTTTAGATGTCGATCTATTGGTATCCCAGATAAAGAAAAGCTTACGGTTTACGAACCTCAAGGCTAAGTCGAGCGTAAGCTCACACAAACCAAGATCATCGCCGTATCTGATTCCATCACGCATCGAAAGACAGGCCTATTTCCACAATCAAAATAACGACAATAACAGCAAAACCGACGAAGATGATCCCTATGAAAAGTTACGAGAACTGATAAAACAGGGCCGGCTTATCAAGGAAGCCGTAAAAAAACTACAGATGatgaactttgaaaatttgtcAAACAATACGGACAGCGATGACCAGGATCGTcatgacgacgacgacgatgatGAAAATACACATCATCGTACTTTCCGGAGAAAAACATTTTACTATGACTCCGAGGATGAGCCCTTGCCGGCAGTGTATGACTCTCTAGATCTTTga